One stretch of Streptomyces agglomeratus DNA includes these proteins:
- a CDS encoding transglycosylase domain-containing protein, with translation MSEHRRKPSQPQDGGRAAARRAAQQPSGRRAAPTRDTNSTTEMPSGSYGGERPPGGRAEARRAAQRGASGGSRRRAAEPAGRAAGRGRGGPPGKDRFINYPRSDRYGWRRFVPSWKLVGGSCLGFFALLVAGAGVAFAWVDKPNPQLMAEAENNVFYWSDKTQLAATGGQRNRQIVTIDKIPEHMQNAVIAAENESFDEDWGVDPMGIARAVWNMAKGGETQGGSTITQQYVKNNYLDQDQTLKRKFTELIISIKVGVTDKKPDIMAGYLNTAYFGRDAYGIQAASQAYFGKNCDRLKPDESAFLANLLKGPNLYNPDGGIGTAAEPAKNRARAEERWKWILDREVEVGRMTPAERATYTKFPKLKDSGQASGLKGQKGYLVETAKKYVMKQTNITPEKLERGGYRVYTTFDRKKVEAMERAVNKTKKEFLDPKERPETDKLVQFGSASVDVKTGAIVALYGGDGWDKKHFTNNADTSGVPVGSTWKPYVLAAAMEYGTPNSGPDGLSPNSKYNGNDLTVINNQQGQPLMNNKGEPFRQKNEDPTPFGYVTLTKAMEKSINTPFAQLGMDVGLSNVRKMAKDTGILESSMDPNNNASFSLGTSTPSAIRMANSYATFAASGEHVEPYSVSKVLFNGEVQPGFDKPASKRVMDDNIADNVTDVLKNVVENGTGTKAKKLGRPAAGKTGTTDKNKSAWFVGYTPQLSTAVTLFRTDPESRKLLSMNGTGGVPSIHGGDIPAEVWTNYMRDALEGLPASDFPEAGPIGAKADADGAPSPKPSITPSRTPSQTPSPTPSQTPSQTPSPSETPSPSESCKPFDWACDDDGKNGGTDTGGTDVGGTDTGGTTDGGTTDGGTTDAGTTDGGTTDAGTTTDGSTEGKPGNGNSNGGLFGGGG, from the coding sequence ATGAGCGAGCACCGTCGCAAACCGTCGCAGCCGCAGGACGGAGGACGTGCCGCGGCCCGGCGAGCCGCCCAGCAGCCATCAGGCCGCCGCGCTGCCCCCACGCGGGACACCAACAGCACCACTGAGATGCCCTCCGGTTCGTACGGAGGGGAACGTCCGCCCGGCGGCAGAGCGGAAGCCCGGCGTGCCGCCCAGCGCGGCGCCTCGGGCGGCTCGCGCCGGCGCGCCGCGGAGCCCGCCGGCCGCGCGGCGGGGCGGGGGCGGGGAGGCCCGCCGGGCAAGGACCGCTTCATCAACTACCCGCGCTCGGACCGGTACGGGTGGCGGCGCTTCGTACCCTCCTGGAAGCTCGTCGGCGGCTCCTGCCTGGGGTTCTTCGCGCTCTTGGTCGCCGGGGCGGGGGTGGCCTTCGCCTGGGTCGACAAGCCCAACCCGCAGCTCATGGCGGAGGCCGAGAACAACGTCTTCTACTGGAGTGACAAGACGCAGCTCGCCGCGACCGGCGGACAGCGCAACCGGCAGATCGTCACCATTGACAAGATCCCGGAGCACATGCAGAACGCGGTGATCGCCGCCGAGAACGAGTCCTTCGACGAGGACTGGGGCGTGGACCCCATGGGTATCGCCCGGGCCGTGTGGAACATGGCCAAGGGCGGCGAGACCCAGGGCGGCTCGACCATCACCCAGCAGTACGTGAAGAACAACTATCTGGACCAGGACCAGACGCTCAAGCGCAAGTTCACGGAACTGATCATCTCGATCAAGGTCGGTGTCACGGACAAGAAGCCGGACATCATGGCCGGCTACCTCAATACCGCCTACTTCGGCCGTGACGCATACGGGATCCAGGCCGCCTCGCAGGCGTACTTCGGCAAGAACTGCGACAGGCTGAAGCCGGACGAGAGCGCCTTCCTGGCGAACCTTCTGAAGGGGCCGAACCTCTACAACCCCGACGGAGGCATCGGCACCGCCGCCGAACCCGCGAAGAACCGGGCCCGCGCCGAGGAGCGCTGGAAGTGGATCCTCGACCGCGAGGTCGAGGTGGGCCGTATGACTCCGGCGGAGCGGGCGACGTACACGAAGTTCCCCAAGCTCAAGGACTCCGGGCAGGCCAGTGGTCTCAAGGGCCAGAAGGGCTACCTCGTCGAGACCGCCAAGAAGTACGTGATGAAGCAGACCAACATCACGCCCGAGAAGCTCGAGCGGGGTGGCTATCGCGTCTACACGACCTTCGACAGGAAGAAGGTCGAGGCGATGGAGAGGGCGGTCAACAAGACCAAGAAGGAATTCCTCGACCCCAAGGAGCGCCCCGAAACGGACAAGCTCGTCCAGTTCGGCTCGGCTTCGGTGGATGTCAAAACCGGCGCGATCGTCGCGCTCTACGGCGGCGACGGCTGGGACAAGAAGCACTTCACCAACAACGCGGACACCTCCGGTGTCCCCGTGGGATCGACCTGGAAGCCGTACGTCCTCGCCGCGGCCATGGAATACGGCACCCCGAACTCGGGTCCCGACGGACTCTCGCCGAACAGCAAGTACAACGGCAACGACCTGACGGTCATCAACAACCAGCAGGGTCAGCCCCTGATGAACAACAAGGGGGAGCCGTTCCGGCAGAAGAACGAGGACCCCACCCCGTTCGGCTACGTCACCCTCACCAAGGCGATGGAGAAGTCCATCAACACGCCCTTCGCCCAGCTCGGCATGGATGTCGGTCTGAGCAACGTGCGCAAGATGGCGAAGGACACCGGGATTCTCGAGAGCTCGATGGACCCCAACAACAACGCCTCCTTCTCCCTCGGTACCTCCACTCCGAGCGCCATCCGCATGGCCAACTCGTACGCGACGTTCGCAGCCTCCGGTGAGCACGTCGAGCCGTACTCCGTGTCGAAGGTCCTCTTCAACGGCGAGGTGCAGCCCGGGTTCGACAAGCCGGCGTCCAAGCGAGTGATGGACGACAACATCGCGGACAACGTGACCGACGTCCTGAAGAACGTCGTCGAGAACGGCACCGGCACCAAGGCCAAGAAGCTCGGCCGCCCGGCCGCCGGCAAGACGGGAACCACCGACAAGAACAAGTCGGCCTGGTTCGTCGGCTACACGCCGCAGCTGTCCACTGCCGTCACCCTGTTCCGTACGGACCCCGAGTCCCGCAAGCTGCTCTCCATGAACGGCACCGGCGGCGTCCCGTCCATCCACGGTGGCGACATCCCCGCCGAGGTATGGACGAACTACATGCGCGACGCGCTCGAGGGCCTGCCCGCGAGCGACTTCCCTGAAGCGGGACCGATCGGCGCGAAGGCCGACGCGGACGGCGCTCCGTCGCCCAAGCCCAGCATCACGCCCAGCCGTACCCCGTCCCAGACGCCGAGCCCCACCCCGTCCCAGACCCCCTCGCAGACCCCGTCTCCCTCCGAGACACCGAGCCCGAGCGAGTCCTGCAAACCGTTCGACTGGGCCTGTGACGACGACGGCAAGAACGGCGGCACCGACACCGGCGGAACGGACGTCGGCGGCACCGACACCGGCGGGACCACCGACGGCGGCACGACCGACGGCGGGACCACCGACGCCGGTACGACCGATGGCGGTACGACCGACGCCGGCACCACGACCGACGGCAGCACCGAAGGCAAACCGGGCAACGGCAACAGCAACGGCGGCCTCTTCGGAGGCGGCGGCTGA
- a CDS encoding glycosyltransferase family 87 protein, with translation MTSVHEDRPAVRPTHQDDIAAAGSELIGGPVGRWARLGSSRLTPVRVVALVAIGMFALGMVQKIPCYEWAWFRGTSSQYTHACYSDIPHLYLGRGFADGLVPYFDRLTGDMEFLEYPVLTGLFMQVAAWLTMPFDGSVQEREQAYWMVNALMLMICAAVIAVCVARTHRRRPWDALLVALAPALALTATINWDLLAVALTAAAMLMWSRGRSLAFGILIGLATAAKLYPVLLLGPLLVLCWRAGKYREYGAALLGASGAWLLVNLPVMAFAPEGWKKFYTFSQERAVDFGSFWLIITQRTGKPLDVEAVNTYATLLMVAVCAGIAALTLTAPRRPRFAQLAFLVVAAFVLTNKVYSPQYVLWLIPLAALARPRWRDFLIWQGGEVMYYLGIWMYLAYTTSGDKQRGLPPEGYQLAIALHLLATLYLCAVVVRDILMPERDAVRRDGSDDPSGGVLDGAEDTFVLGKAAHPPRHAVHHFEGPRVEWGATAGSGAAER, from the coding sequence ATGACGAGCGTGCACGAGGACCGTCCCGCAGTTCGGCCCACGCATCAGGACGACATCGCGGCGGCGGGCAGCGAGCTGATCGGCGGACCCGTCGGCCGCTGGGCCAGGCTGGGCTCCAGCCGGCTCACACCGGTCCGCGTCGTCGCCCTGGTCGCCATCGGCATGTTCGCGCTCGGCATGGTGCAGAAAATCCCCTGTTACGAGTGGGCCTGGTTCCGCGGCACCAGCTCGCAGTACACCCACGCCTGCTACTCCGACATCCCGCACCTGTATCTGGGGCGCGGCTTCGCCGACGGGCTCGTACCGTATTTCGACCGCCTGACCGGCGACATGGAGTTCCTCGAGTACCCCGTCCTGACCGGGCTCTTCATGCAGGTCGCCGCCTGGCTGACCATGCCCTTCGACGGTTCCGTGCAGGAGCGGGAACAGGCGTACTGGATGGTCAACGCGCTGATGCTGATGATCTGCGCCGCCGTCATCGCCGTCTGCGTCGCCCGTACGCACCGGCGCCGCCCCTGGGACGCCCTGCTCGTCGCGCTCGCACCGGCCCTGGCGCTCACCGCCACCATCAACTGGGACCTGCTCGCCGTCGCCCTCACGGCCGCCGCGATGCTCATGTGGTCCCGGGGCCGATCCCTCGCGTTCGGCATCCTCATCGGACTCGCCACCGCCGCGAAGCTCTACCCCGTACTCCTGCTGGGACCGCTCCTCGTGCTGTGCTGGAGGGCCGGAAAATACCGTGAGTACGGGGCCGCGCTGCTCGGTGCGAGCGGAGCCTGGCTGCTGGTGAACCTGCCCGTCATGGCCTTCGCCCCCGAGGGGTGGAAGAAGTTCTACACCTTCAGCCAGGAACGGGCCGTCGACTTCGGCTCGTTCTGGCTGATCATCACGCAGCGCACCGGAAAGCCGCTCGACGTCGAAGCCGTCAACACCTACGCCACCCTGCTGATGGTCGCCGTCTGCGCGGGCATCGCCGCCCTGACCCTCACGGCGCCCCGCCGGCCGCGCTTCGCCCAGCTCGCGTTCCTGGTCGTCGCCGCGTTCGTCCTCACCAACAAGGTCTACTCACCGCAGTACGTCCTGTGGCTCATCCCGCTGGCCGCCCTCGCCCGGCCACGCTGGCGCGACTTCCTCATCTGGCAGGGCGGCGAGGTTATGTACTACCTCGGGATCTGGATGTACCTCGCGTACACCACCAGCGGCGACAAGCAGCGCGGACTGCCGCCCGAGGGCTACCAGCTCGCCATCGCGCTGCACCTGCTGGCCACGCTCTACCTGTGCGCCGTCGTCGTACGCGACATCCTCATGCCGGAGCGGGACGCCGTGCGGCGCGACGGCTCCGACGACCCCTCGGGAGGTGTCCTCGACGGCGCCGAGGACACCTTCGTCCTGGGGAAGGCCGCGCACCCGCCGCGGCACGCCGTGCACCACTTCGAGGGGCCCCGGGTGGAATGGGGCGCCACCGCCGGGTCGGGCGCGGCCGAGCGGTAG
- a CDS encoding lipid II:glycine glycyltransferase FemX — MSLTLRTISREQHLAYIQSLPSASHCQVPAWADVKTEWRSESLGWFDKSGVLVGAGLVLYRQLPKIKRYLAYLPEGPVINWYAPNLDDWLQPMLAHLKQQGAFSVKMGPPVVIRRWDAPAIKAGIQDPDVKRLRDIEATYIEPRAFEVADRLRKMGWQQGEDGGAGFGDVQPRYVYQVPLANRSLDDVLKGFNQLWRRNIKKAEKAGVEVVQGGYEDLAEWQRLYEITAIRDKFRPRPLSYFQRMWSVLNAEDPNRMRLYFARHNGVNLSAATMLVVGGHVWYSYGASDNIGREVRPSNAMQWRMLRDAYAMGATVYDLRGISDSLDETDHLFGLIQFKVGTGGEAVEYVGEWDFPLNKMLHKALDMYMSRR; from the coding sequence ATGAGCCTGACCCTGAGGACCATCAGCCGAGAGCAGCATCTGGCGTACATCCAGAGCCTGCCGTCGGCGAGCCACTGCCAGGTTCCGGCGTGGGCCGATGTGAAGACCGAGTGGCGCTCGGAGAGCCTGGGCTGGTTCGACAAGAGTGGCGTGCTGGTCGGTGCAGGGCTGGTGCTGTACCGGCAGCTGCCGAAGATCAAGCGGTACCTCGCGTATCTGCCCGAGGGCCCGGTGATCAACTGGTACGCGCCGAATCTGGACGACTGGTTGCAGCCGATGCTGGCGCATCTGAAGCAGCAGGGTGCCTTCTCCGTGAAGATGGGTCCGCCGGTGGTCATCCGCCGCTGGGACGCGCCGGCGATCAAGGCCGGTATCCAGGACCCGGATGTGAAGCGGCTGCGGGACATCGAGGCGACGTACATCGAGCCGCGCGCGTTCGAAGTGGCGGACCGGCTGCGGAAGATGGGCTGGCAGCAGGGTGAGGACGGCGGCGCCGGCTTCGGTGACGTGCAGCCGCGTTACGTGTACCAGGTGCCGCTGGCGAACCGGTCGCTGGACGATGTCCTCAAGGGCTTCAACCAGCTGTGGCGGCGCAACATCAAGAAGGCCGAGAAGGCCGGCGTCGAGGTCGTCCAGGGTGGTTACGAGGACCTGGCCGAGTGGCAGCGGCTGTACGAGATCACCGCGATCCGCGACAAGTTCCGGCCGCGCCCGCTGTCGTACTTCCAGCGCATGTGGTCCGTTCTGAACGCCGAGGACCCGAACCGGATGCGGCTGTACTTCGCGCGGCACAACGGGGTGAACCTGTCCGCGGCGACGATGCTGGTCGTCGGTGGGCACGTCTGGTACTCGTACGGCGCCTCCGACAACATCGGCCGCGAGGTCCGGCCCTCGAACGCGATGCAGTGGCGGATGCTGCGTGACGCGTACGCGATGGGCGCGACCGTGTACGACCTTCGGGGCATCTCCGACTCCCTGGACGAGACCGACCACCTGTTCGGCCTGATCCAGTTCAAGGTGGGTACGGGTGGAGAGGCTGTGGAGTACGTCGGTGAGTGGGACTTTCCGCTCAACAAGATGCTGCACAAGGCACTGGACATGTACATGTCGCGCCGCTGA
- a CDS encoding alanine racemase: MALTLYVDTARWRAHQKSVLDQFPGIVPVCKGNGYGFGHERLADEATRFGSDILAVGTTYEAARIKDWFGGDLLVLTPFRRGEEPVPLPDRVVRSVSSVDGVHALVGARVVIECMSSMKRHGVKEEELGLLHAAIEDVRLEGFALHLPLDRTDGSDAVEEVIGWMDRLRAARLPLHTMFVSHLKADELVRLQQQFPQTRFRARIGTRLWLGDHDATEYRGSVLDVTRVSKGDRFGYRQQKAASDGWLVVVAGGTSHGVGLEAPKALHGVMPRAKGVARAGLATVNRNLAPFVWAGKQRWFAEPPHMQVSILFVPSDAQEPKVGDELVAHLRHTTTQFDRLVDR; the protein is encoded by the coding sequence ATGGCGCTCACCCTCTACGTCGACACCGCGCGCTGGCGGGCGCACCAGAAGTCCGTGCTCGACCAGTTCCCCGGGATAGTGCCGGTCTGCAAGGGCAACGGATACGGCTTCGGCCACGAACGGCTCGCCGACGAGGCGACCCGTTTCGGTTCGGACATCCTCGCCGTCGGCACCACCTACGAAGCGGCGCGCATCAAGGACTGGTTCGGCGGTGACCTGCTCGTCCTGACGCCCTTCCGGCGCGGTGAGGAACCGGTTCCGCTGCCGGACCGGGTGGTGCGCTCGGTGTCGTCGGTCGACGGGGTGCACGCGCTGGTGGGTGCCCGTGTCGTCATCGAGTGCATGAGCTCGATGAAGCGCCACGGCGTGAAGGAGGAGGAGCTCGGGCTGCTCCACGCGGCCATCGAGGACGTACGCCTGGAGGGCTTCGCCCTGCACCTCCCGCTGGACCGCACCGACGGTTCGGACGCGGTGGAGGAGGTCATCGGCTGGATGGACCGGCTGCGTGCGGCCCGTCTGCCGCTGCACACGATGTTCGTCAGCCACCTGAAGGCCGACGAACTGGTGCGCCTCCAGCAGCAGTTCCCGCAGACCCGCTTCCGCGCGCGGATCGGTACCCGGCTGTGGCTGGGCGACCACGACGCGACGGAGTACCGCGGCTCGGTGCTGGACGTGACGCGTGTGTCCAAGGGCGACCGGTTCGGCTACCGCCAGCAGAAGGCGGCGTCGGACGGCTGGCTCGTGGTGGTGGCGGGCGGTACGTCGCACGGCGTCGGCCTGGAGGCGCCCAAGGCGCTGCACGGCGTGATGCCGCGGGCGAAGGGCGTGGCGCGGGCCGGTCTGGCCACGGTCAACCGCAATCTCGCGCCGTTCGTGTGGGCGGGCAAGCAGCGCTGGTTCGCCGAGCCGCCGCACATGCAGGTGTCGATCCTGTTCGTTCCCTCGGACGCGCAGGAGCCGAAGGTGGGCGACGAACTGGTGGCCCACCTGAGGCATACGACGACGCAGTTCGACCGTCTCGTCGACCGCTGA
- a CDS encoding MFS transporter yields MPVVGDLRVLLRLTDFRRLLTVRLLSQCADGVYQVALAAYVVFSPEKQTSPGAIASAMAVLLLPYSVVGPFAGVLLDRWQRRQVFLYGNLLRAVLACGTALLILASVPDWLFYVSALSVTAVNRFVLSGLSAALPRVVDADRLVMANSLSPTAGTLAATVGGGLAFAVRLVAADSDAVVVLLGAALYLCAALSSLRMSRELLGPDPEQVQPRLGAALASTARGLAAGMRHLAQRPSATRVLAAMTLMRFCYGALTVMVLMLVRYAWSEGQGTGSEGLALLGIAAGFSGAGFFAAAALTPWGVGRFGPYGWIVACAGSAAVLEPALALPFEPAPMMIAAFVLGLTTQAAKITTDTVVQSSVDDAYRGRIFSIYDVLFNVAFVGAAATAAVMLPADGRSVVLVVTVAGLYAVVTAVMVRWNRGGGTS; encoded by the coding sequence ATGCCCGTCGTAGGTGATCTGCGCGTCCTGCTGCGCCTGACCGACTTCCGCCGCCTGCTGACGGTCCGGCTGCTCTCCCAGTGCGCGGACGGCGTGTACCAGGTCGCGCTCGCCGCGTACGTCGTCTTCTCCCCGGAGAAGCAGACCTCGCCCGGCGCGATCGCCTCGGCGATGGCCGTACTGCTGCTCCCCTACTCGGTCGTCGGCCCGTTCGCGGGCGTGCTGCTCGACCGCTGGCAGCGCCGGCAGGTGTTCCTGTACGGGAACCTGCTGCGGGCGGTGCTCGCCTGCGGGACGGCGCTGCTGATCCTCGCGTCCGTACCCGACTGGCTCTTCTACGTTTCGGCCCTCTCCGTCACCGCCGTCAACCGCTTCGTCCTGTCCGGGCTCTCGGCGGCGCTGCCGCGCGTCGTCGACGCCGACCGGCTCGTGATGGCCAACTCGCTGTCCCCCACCGCCGGTACGCTCGCCGCCACCGTGGGCGGCGGGCTTGCCTTCGCCGTGCGGCTGGTGGCAGCGGACTCCGACGCGGTGGTGGTGCTGCTGGGGGCGGCCCTGTATCTCTGCGCCGCCCTGTCATCGCTGCGCATGAGCCGCGAACTGCTGGGCCCCGACCCCGAACAGGTGCAGCCGAGGCTGGGCGCCGCCCTGGCCTCCACGGCGCGCGGCCTGGCCGCCGGCATGCGCCATCTGGCCCAGCGCCCGTCCGCGACACGCGTGCTGGCCGCGATGACACTGATGCGGTTCTGCTACGGCGCACTGACGGTCATGGTGCTGATGCTGGTCCGCTACGCCTGGTCCGAGGGGCAGGGGACGGGTTCCGAGGGGCTGGCGCTGCTCGGGATCGCGGCCGGCTTCTCGGGGGCGGGGTTCTTCGCGGCCGCGGCGCTGACGCCGTGGGGGGTGGGCCGGTTCGGACCGTACGGGTGGATCGTCGCGTGCGCGGGGTCGGCGGCCGTCCTGGAACCGGCTCTCGCGCTGCCCTTTGAGCCCGCACCGATGATGATCGCCGCCTTCGTGCTCGGCCTGACGACGCAGGCCGCGAAGATCACCACGGACACGGTGGTGCAGTCGTCGGTGGATGACGCGTACCGGGGGCGGATCTTCTCGATCTACGACGTGCTGTTCAACGTCGCCTTCGTGGGGGCCGCGGCGACGGCGGCGGTGATGCTGCCCGCCGACGGCCGCTCAGTCGTCCTGGTGGTCACGGTCGCCGGCCTCTACGCAGTGGTCACTGCCGTCATGGTCCGTTGGAACCGAGGAGGCGGCACCTCGTGA
- a CDS encoding CCA tRNA nucleotidyltransferase — protein sequence MPNANEDNPSALNQVQRRAVSELLRVSPVADDLARRFQEAGFGLALVGGSVRDALLGRLGNDLDFTTDARPDDVLKIVRPWADSVWEVGIAFGTVGCQKAGYQIEVTTYRSEAYDRTSRKPEVSYGDSIEEDLVRRDFTVNAMAVALPEKEFVDPHGGLEDLAARVLRTPGTPEESFSDDPLRMMRAARFAAQLDFEVAPEVVEAMTAMAERIEIVSAERVRDEFNKLILSPNPRKGLRLLVDSGIAGHVLPELPALRLESDEHHKHKDVYEHSLTVLEQAIDLEEEGPDLVLRLAALLHDIGKPRTRRFETDGRVSFHHHEVVGAKMTKKRMMALKYSNDMIKDVSLLVELHLRFHGYGTGEWTDSAVRRYVRDAGPQLERLHKLTRSDCTTRNKRKAGALSRAYDGLEERITQLKEQEELDSIRPDLDGNQIMEILGIRPGPEIGKAYKFLLELRLENGPMEHDAAVAALKEWWAAQN from the coding sequence GTGCCGAACGCCAACGAAGACAACCCCAGTGCCCTGAATCAGGTGCAGCGCCGCGCGGTCAGCGAACTGCTGCGGGTCTCCCCTGTCGCCGATGATCTCGCGCGCCGTTTCCAGGAGGCGGGCTTCGGTCTCGCGCTCGTCGGCGGATCGGTCAGGGACGCGTTGCTCGGCCGCCTCGGCAACGACCTGGACTTCACGACCGACGCCCGGCCCGACGACGTACTGAAGATCGTCCGGCCCTGGGCGGACTCGGTGTGGGAGGTCGGGATCGCCTTCGGCACCGTGGGCTGCCAGAAGGCCGGCTACCAGATCGAGGTCACGACGTACCGCTCCGAGGCGTACGACAGGACCTCGCGCAAGCCGGAGGTGTCGTACGGCGACTCCATCGAGGAAGACCTGGTGCGCCGCGACTTCACCGTGAACGCGATGGCCGTCGCCCTCCCGGAGAAGGAGTTCGTCGACCCGCACGGCGGTCTGGAGGACCTCGCGGCCCGTGTCCTGCGCACGCCCGGGACCCCCGAGGAGTCGTTCTCCGACGACCCGCTGCGGATGATGCGCGCCGCACGGTTCGCCGCCCAGCTCGACTTCGAGGTGGCTCCCGAGGTCGTCGAGGCGATGACGGCCATGGCGGAACGTATCGAGATCGTCTCCGCGGAGCGGGTGCGTGACGAGTTCAACAAGCTGATTCTCTCCCCGAACCCGCGCAAGGGACTGCGGCTGCTCGTCGACAGCGGGATCGCCGGACACGTGCTCCCGGAGCTGCCCGCGCTGCGCCTGGAGAGTGATGAGCATCACAAGCACAAGGACGTCTACGAGCACTCGCTGACGGTCCTGGAGCAGGCGATCGACCTCGAAGAGGAGGGGCCGGACCTGGTGCTGCGGCTCGCGGCGCTGCTCCACGACATCGGGAAGCCGCGGACGCGGCGCTTCGAGACGGACGGGCGGGTCTCCTTCCACCACCACGAAGTGGTCGGGGCGAAGATGACGAAGAAGCGCATGATGGCCCTGAAGTACTCCAACGACATGATCAAGGACGTCTCGCTCCTGGTGGAGCTGCACCTGCGCTTCCACGGCTACGGCACCGGCGAGTGGACCGACTCCGCGGTGCGGAGGTACGTACGGGACGCGGGACCCCAGCTGGAACGGCTCCACAAGCTGACCCGCTCGGACTGCACCACGCGCAACAAGCGCAAGGCCGGCGCGCTCTCACGGGCGTACGACGGACTTGAGGAGCGCATCACGCAACTCAAGGAGCAGGAGGAGCTGGACTCCATCCGGCCGGATCTGGACGGAAACCAGATCATGGAAATCCTGGGCATCAGGCCGGGGCCGGAGATCGGCAAGGCGTACAAGTTCCTGCTGGAGCTGCGCCTGGAGAACGGGCCGATGGAGCACGACGCGGCCGTCGCGGCACTCAAGGAATGGTGGGCCGCGCAGAACTGA
- a CDS encoding PadR family transcriptional regulator → MSRRSGILEFAVLGLLRESPMHGYELRKRLNTSLGIFRAFSYGTLYPCLKTLVANGWLIEEPGSAPEDALAASLAGRRAKIVYRLTAEGKEHFEELLSHTGPDTWEDEHFAARFAFFGQTEREVRMRVLEGRRSRLEERLEKMRASLARTRERLDDYTLELQRHGMESVEREVRWLNELIESERAGRDQRRSDPGDPARHDSTSGETDGLPRHRDDTGPDPSDDTVK, encoded by the coding sequence ATGAGCAGGCGCTCAGGCATCCTCGAATTCGCCGTGCTCGGCCTGCTGCGCGAGTCCCCGATGCACGGTTACGAGCTGCGCAAGCGGCTCAACACCTCGCTGGGGATCTTCCGCGCCTTCAGTTACGGAACGCTCTACCCCTGCCTCAAGACGCTCGTCGCAAACGGCTGGTTGATCGAAGAGCCCGGCAGTGCTCCCGAGGACGCGCTCGCCGCGTCTCTCGCGGGGCGCCGGGCGAAGATCGTCTACCGGCTGACGGCCGAAGGTAAGGAGCACTTCGAGGAGCTGCTCTCCCACACCGGGCCCGATACGTGGGAGGACGAGCACTTCGCCGCTCGTTTCGCCTTCTTCGGACAGACGGAGCGCGAGGTGCGGATGCGGGTGCTCGAGGGCCGCAGGAGCCGGCTGGAGGAGCGTCTCGAAAAGATGCGTGCCTCCCTGGCCCGTACCCGAGAGCGCCTGGACGACTACACGCTTGAGCTTCAGCGGCACGGCATGGAGTCCGTGGAGCGCGAAGTGCGCTGGCTGAACGAGCTCATCGAGAGCGAGCGGGCGGGGCGGGATCAGCGACGATCCGACCCCGGTGACCCGGCTCGCCACGACAGCACATCTGGAGAGACGGACGGCCTGCCCCGGCACCGGGACGACACCGGTCCGGATCCGTCCGACGACACCGTCAAGTGA
- a CDS encoding inositol-3-phosphate synthase, protein MGSVRVAIVGVGNCAASLVQGVEYYKDADPAGKVPGLMHVQFGDYHVSDIEFVAAFDVDAKKVGLDLADAIGASENNTIKICDVPNTGVSVQRGHTYDGLGKYYRQTIEESAEAPVDIVQVLKDTQADVLVCYLPVGSENAAKFYAQCAIDAKVAFVNALPVFIAGTKEWADKFTEAGVPIIGDDIKSQVGATITHRVMAKLFEDRGVILDRTMQLNVGGNMDFKNMLERERLESKKISKTQAVTSQIPDRDMGADNVHIGPSDYVAWLDDRKWAYVRLEGRAFGDVPLNLEYKLEVWDSPNSAGVIIDAVRAAKIAKDRGIGGPILSASSYFMKSPPVQYFDDAAHRAVESFIKGEVER, encoded by the coding sequence ATGGGTTCGGTTCGCGTAGCCATCGTCGGCGTGGGCAACTGCGCCGCCTCGCTGGTGCAGGGCGTCGAGTACTACAAGGACGCCGACCCGGCGGGCAAGGTGCCGGGTCTCATGCACGTGCAGTTCGGCGACTACCACGTCAGTGACATCGAGTTCGTCGCCGCGTTCGACGTCGACGCCAAGAAGGTCGGCCTCGACCTCGCGGACGCCATCGGCGCCAGCGAGAACAACACCATCAAGATCTGCGACGTGCCGAACACCGGCGTGAGCGTCCAGCGCGGCCACACCTACGACGGTCTGGGCAAGTACTACCGCCAGACCATCGAGGAGTCCGCCGAGGCCCCGGTCGACATCGTCCAGGTCCTCAAGGACACGCAGGCCGACGTCCTCGTCTGCTACCTCCCCGTCGGTTCCGAGAACGCCGCGAAGTTCTACGCGCAGTGCGCCATCGACGCCAAAGTCGCCTTCGTCAACGCTCTCCCCGTCTTCATCGCGGGCACCAAGGAGTGGGCGGACAAGTTCACCGAGGCGGGCGTCCCGATCATCGGCGACGACATCAAGTCGCAGGTCGGAGCCACCATCACGCACCGCGTCATGGCGAAGCTGTTCGAGGACCGGGGTGTCATCCTGGACCGCACGATGCAGCTGAACGTCGGCGGCAACATGGACTTCAAGAACATGCTCGAGCGTGAGCGCCTGGAGTCCAAGAAGATCTCGAAGACGCAGGCCGTCACCTCGCAGATCCCCGACCGCGACATGGGCGCCGACAACGTCCACATCGGCCCGTCGGACTACGTGGCCTGGCTCGACGACCGCAAGTGGGCGTACGTACGCCTCGAGGGCCGTGCCTTCGGTGACGTTCCGCTGAACCTGGAGTACAAGCTCGAGGTCTGGGACTCCCCGAACTCCGCGGGTGTCATCATCGACGCCGTGCGCGCCGCGAAGATCGCAAAGGACCGCGGCATCGGCGGCCCGATCCTCTCCGCGTCCTCGTACTTCATGAAGTCCCCGCCGGTGCAGTACTTCGACGACGCCGCCCACCGCGCCGTCGAGAGCTTCATCAAGGGCGAGGTCGAGCGCTAA